The following is a genomic window from Chitinophaga caseinilytica.
GCTCAAAACCCTCGGCCCCACGCGCCCCAAGATCATCCTCACCACCGCCTACAGCGAATTTGCGCTGGAAAGCTATGAATACGACGTGGTCGATTACATCCTCAAACCCATCTCCTTCCCGCGCTTCCTCAAAGCCGTGAACAAGATCCTCCAGCAGGAAGCTCCCGTCGAGAAACCCGCCGTGGAACCCCTCGTCCTTAAAACCGGTTCCACCCAAACCACGGTTGACCCGGCAGACATTTACTACGTCCAATCCATGGGCAACTACGTAAAAGTGTACCTGGAAAATAAGTGCCTTATCGTGAACGCAACTACCGCCGAAATGGAGAAACTCCTTCCCGCCAGCTGCTTCGTGCGTATCCACAAATCCTATATCATCGCTACCGATAAGGTCGAAGAATGGGGCCCGCGGCATGTGGTGATCCTCGACGAAAGCCTCCCGGTCGGGCAAACCTTCAAAATCAATCTCAACAAGCTGAAGGAAAAATAATCAGGACTTTACACGCGTTTCGGTGACCTGGATGTTCTTGCCGTCCATCACTTCGGTATAACGGATTTTCAGCTCCGACCCGGAAATGCTGATGATCTCCGCTTCGAAAGAACCGTCTTCGTCGGTTACACGGAGCGATTTATCGTTATTGTACAACACCCAGGTGCCCGGCGCTTCCTGCGTTTCGGTACATTTCTTCTGTCCTTCGAACAGCTGATATACGCCACCGGTGCTGAATACCACGTAATCATCTTTCGCACATGCAGGCGTAAATGCGAACATATCGGAATCGGGAACGCCGTCGCCGGTAACATCCACTGCCGGATTGATGGTTTGCGCGGTCAGGCGCCATTTCGTGCCCACGAGCATTTTGGTGACGCTTCCGGAAGGCCCCGCTTCGTCTTTTTTCTTTTTGCTGCAAGACACGGCGCCTGTCAACACAATAGCGCAACTGAAGAGAATGGTGATCTTTTTCATCGTAATGTTTTCTTTTCCTGAGGTTAAATAATGTTTGAATTATGACCGCAAAACTAGCCTGCGCCGCCGGGTGGGCGCAGCGGGAGAAAACGTAATTTGGCAGCTACGTGAAACACGTAGGCCGCGAGGTTAACCCTTGTCCAGATAAAAAAAGTCCGGGCGAAACCATCGCCCGGACTTTCATAATTTATATTCACATCAGCTCATTTCCCTTTCGGTACCATGATCTGCGTAGCGCCTAATTTCTTTCCGGCGTTTACTTTTTGCAGGAAGTCGTGGATCTTGCCGGCTTCCCGGTTCATGTAACCGCTCACTTCGTGCCCGCGGCCTACATACGTGTATAAAATGGCGTCTTTCTGCATTCTTCTGCCGGTGTCATAAATCGTCTTATCGCCGAACATGATCATCCATCCCGGCTGATCCGCGCGGCAGAAGCGATGCGCCGCCGTTCCGAAAGGCACCAGTTCGTCTGCCGTTCCGTGCATAAACAACGTCGGCACCCAGTTCGACGGCTGCACGGGATTGATATCGACCAGCCCGCCGGCAAATACCAGCGCGCCTTTGAACCGCTGCCGCTTCGTGAAGTAATCGTACCGCGCGGGGTCAGATGCCGCGAAGGGATTGTACAGCAAATGCAGGATCGCTTCGGCGCCCGCGCTGCTGCCGGAAAGATAGAGTTTCGACGTGTCGACTTTCAGTTCCGTTCCTTTATCCAGCAGGAACTTCGCAGCGTCTGCCACATCTTCCACGGCGGTGGAAATGGCTTTCAGCTTCACCGGCGTCATCGTTCCACAGCCGAAATCGCTGCCTTTGAGGAAAAGCCGGTAGGAAATGGAGAAAACGTTGTACCCCCGTTCCTGCATGCTGGTGGCGAATGCTTTGTCGCCCTCTGGCGTGCCGCCGGAAAACCCGCCGCCATGTACGTGCATGATGGTCATGCCGTTTGGCGTTCCCTGGGGCTCATAATGCAGCATGTACAGCGTGTCCTGGTCTTTGACCGCGTAATCGATCCGGTCTTGTGCGGAAGCGGCGGTGGCACAGCCGAGCAGTAGCGTCAGTAATCTCATCATGATTCAAATGTAAGGATTAGCGGAACGTTTCGCAATCGCTTACAGTACTTTTTGACCTTTCAGCCAGGCTACCCAGGCAGCATAAGCCGGCGGTGTGAGGTGGATGCCATCTACGGTGTAGTCCGACTTCAGCTCGCCCTGCGCGTCTGCCGCCCATTCGTGGAGGTTGAGGAAAGGAAGGCCGAATTCCTTTGCCAGCGCGGCGATCCCCACGTTCAGGGATTTCACTTTTTCCGCTTTGTTCTTCAAATAGTCGGGCAATTTGCTTTCATGCATGGGGAGCACGCTCTGGACGTAGATCTTCGTTTTCGGCGCGCCGCTGCGCAACCGCTCCAGGATGCGGCGGTAATTGGAAAGGATCACGCTTTCGGGAAGGCCGCGGCCGAGGTCGTTGATCCCGATGAGCAGGAACAATTTCGCAGGTCTGGAAGCGATGACATCGTTCAGCCGTGCGAGTACCCCGAAGGTGTTGTCTCCCCCGATGCCGCGGTTCACGGTCTTTTTGCCTGGCAGCAATTCGTGCCAGGCGCCGCGCTCCGTGATACTGTTGCCCAGGAACACGATAGCGCCGCGCTGCTGGGGGAATGTAGCGAAAAGGGCCATCCGGCCTTTGTAGTAGTCGTTGGCATAGGAACTATCGATCTGCTGCGCGCTCGCGCCCAGTGCCAGCAACAGGCCGGTGGCCATCAAGGTGCTATATTTCATGTGGAATTATTATCGGGTCTTACCGCTGAAATCAACGGGAATGTTAAACGGTTGCAGGAAATGGTCGACCAGTACCGCCGCGCTTCCGCGATGGAGGACGGTTTCCGGGGCAGGCGTGCCGGGAAGCGCCAGCTGCCGCCAGTTGTCGGCCAGGATCTGCTGCGTCACCGAAACGCCGGCTTTGCTGAAAATCTCCAGCAGCGCGGCTACGGTGAGCGGGTCTCCCGAAGCGCCCCAATACGTGCGCAGTTCCGGGAACAGGGGGCGCAAACCTTCCACCAGCTCGAATGCCGACACTTCGCGCGCGGGATAGAACCAGGTCTGGTTGGCCCAGTTGAACGCTACCCCGCTGCCCCGGAGCACGCCAGCCGCGCCCACACGCTGGATGGCGGCGAAATGCGGGCTTTCGGCGGGAACGTCGAGGAAGGGCATGATATAGGCTTTACTGTCGAGCAGCGACTGCTGAACAGCACGTATATCCGTTACCGATGGGTCGGTTCCGTTGCGGAGCGCCACGGCCGCGAGGGCTCCTGCGGCCTGCCCGATGCCCATGACAACGGGTTGCAGGCGGGTGGCGCCGTTCACGATATTGGTGACGCCGATGCTTTTTTCGGCGACGATGAGCCCTTCCACACCTTCGGGCACCAGCGCGCCCATGGGCACGTTGTAGGAGGGCACGCGCATCTTCACGAAATCGATCTGCGGCGCATC
Proteins encoded in this region:
- a CDS encoding lipocalin family protein, whose protein sequence is MKKITILFSCAIVLTGAVSCSKKKKDEAGPSGSVTKMLVGTKWRLTAQTINPAVDVTGDGVPDSDMFAFTPACAKDDYVVFSTGGVYQLFEGQKKCTETQEAPGTWVLYNNDKSLRVTDEDGSFEAEIISISGSELKIRYTEVMDGKNIQVTETRVKS
- a CDS encoding response regulator transcription factor gives rise to the protein MQTLRCLIVDDEPGAHYVLEAHIEKVQALQVVGHCYNAMETANFLHREKVDVVFLDINMPELSGLDLLKTLGPTRPKIILTTAYSEFALESYEYDVVDYILKPISFPRFLKAVNKILQQEAPVEKPAVEPLVLKTGSTQTTVDPADIYYVQSMGNYVKVYLENKCLIVNATTAEMEKLLPASCFVRIHKSYIIATDKVEEWGPRHVVILDESLPVGQTFKINLNKLKEK
- a CDS encoding SGNH/GDSL hydrolase family protein, which codes for MKYSTLMATGLLLALGASAQQIDSSYANDYYKGRMALFATFPQQRGAIVFLGNSITERGAWHELLPGKKTVNRGIGGDNTFGVLARLNDVIASRPAKLFLLIGINDLGRGLPESVILSNYRRILERLRSGAPKTKIYVQSVLPMHESKLPDYLKNKAEKVKSLNVGIAALAKEFGLPFLNLHEWAADAQGELKSDYTVDGIHLTPPAYAAWVAWLKGQKVL
- a CDS encoding alpha/beta hydrolase, whose amino-acid sequence is MMRLLTLLLGCATAASAQDRIDYAVKDQDTLYMLHYEPQGTPNGMTIMHVHGGGFSGGTPEGDKAFATSMQERGYNVFSISYRLFLKGSDFGCGTMTPVKLKAISTAVEDVADAAKFLLDKGTELKVDTSKLYLSGSSAGAEAILHLLYNPFAASDPARYDYFTKRQRFKGALVFAGGLVDINPVQPSNWVPTLFMHGTADELVPFGTAAHRFCRADQPGWMIMFGDKTIYDTGRRMQKDAILYTYVGRGHEVSGYMNREAGKIHDFLQKVNAGKKLGATQIMVPKGK